In Eremothecium gossypii ATCC 10895 chromosome V, complete sequence, the genomic stretch GACGCGGTGCTGCTCCCTGCCGTTGTCGAAAAACGAGTGGAGCGGACGTTCGCAGAGAGAACAATATTATCGCAGCTGGAGCATCCTAATATTGTCAAGCTTTTCTACTCGTTCCATGATCACCACAAGCTATACCTGGTTTTGCAGTATATTCCTGGGGGGGAGTTGTTTTACCATCTGAAGGAGCAAGGCACGCTGGATGAGGTAACCGTATCATTCTACGCTGCAGAGATCAGCTGTGCGCTAAAGTTTCTACACAGCAAGGGCATTGTTTATAGAGATTTGAAACCTGAGAACTGTTTATTGGACGACAAGGGACACCTTGTTCTGACGGATTTCGGACTATCGAAGAGGGGGGTCAATCAAGCGGATAGCCCACTCGGAGGCGAACAAGTGGAGGAGCTCTACTCTATAATTGGAACCCCTGAATATTGCGCTCCAGAGATTCTTTGCGGTCAACCATATACGCAGAACTGCGATTGGTATTCTTTGGGGAGTCTCACCTATGATATGCTGATCGGCAAGCCTCCATTCACGGGTGCAAACCATAAAGTCATATTGAGCAAAATAAAGCAGGATAAAGGCATCAAGATTCCGCACTATCTGAGCGACGGTATGAAAGACTATCTGAACGCACTATTAAAGAAAGATATCGGGAAAAGATGGGATGTCGACCGGTTCTGGGATAAGGAGGGAACAAAGACCAAGAAGAAAAAGGCCGGCCAGGCAAAGACAAGCTGCTATCAGTCACATTTCATTTTCCGTAAAATCAACTGGAAGCTCATGGAGAATGGGGACCTCCAACGGACTACCTACGGTCCGATAATCCCTGTCATCACCGACTGGGAGCTGGCTGAGAATTTCGACTCTGAGTTTACAGGCATGCGTTTGGAGAGCGAGGACATACAAGAAAACGGAATTCGAATTCAGAACAACAGAGATGGCAGTAGTGGTGGCATGCGTAATGATGTATTCAAAGGTTTTAGTTTTGTGGCCAGTACTAGCTATCTCGATAGATATTTCTAGCCGTGTCTTGCTTGCGGTGTTCATGTAAGCACACTGCATTAAAAGTTCAGGTATTTAGCCGTAACTAATTTAGACCATCACCTCACTTCTTTCCTGGTGCGGTGCTCTGTAATTACTACGTAATCTGATGCTAGCTGTTTCATATGCGAGTTCTCTCTCGAAGATACTTCTTCATGTCTTCAGTCGATCGGTACGATCACCGTCTTCAACTGAAGCGAGCCCCACTTATGTGACCGGCCTCTGCGGGTCTCACGGTCGCTGCCCGTGCTCTCGGAAGATCTGCTCCGTTCCGCAATTGGGCCCCGTGATACTGGCGCAATCTCCATATTCTGGGATCGCCGATATCCGCGCGTAAAACGTTTAAGCCGCTGTTCCGATGTTTCAGATATTATCTCATTTCGAACCTGAGACTCAAGTGCCTCCTGCTTTCTTCGCTGCCACTGAGCAGCAGTAAGGCTTTTCTGGAACAGTTTTTTATTAATGAACTCATCGGAACTGTTTGGCTCGTATACGCTCCCAGCTTGAGCATGATCACGCAACAAAAGCCCGCACTCAGAATGCACTAAATGCTCATCTTCATAAATGTCACCTGTGTCTATCAAGTATCTCTTGACTGTTGACCAATACTTCATCACCTTGCCCTTGTTCAAGCGCACGCCAAGCTCCTGCCCCCGCTCAATATTAATGTCAATATTGATATTGAGCTCCCCGCTTATGCGCTGTGTCACAGAGCTGTAAATCTTATCTCCCTTTTCCATTTACCTTATGTCCACGTCTCTCTGGTGTCATAACCTTCCAATCCGGTCTTTTCTCGCCTTACGTTAAATATGAAGACGTTCTGCAGCGATTTACCACTCCATCCATTTCGACCAATCCCGCAAATGAGCCACGGACCGGGAGTCTGCGCCTGCGGTACCATAATGTGACGTCGTGACGCTACATGTAGAATACCAGGTGACAGCCAAAAAAAGCTAAGTTTAGAGAACACAAAAGTGTAACGTTCAAAATTTACGCAGGGGCCTGCCGTATTACCAACGCATTATTCCACGCCGTTTTAAGGGACGTGGTTGTGTACAATCCATGGTAGGGACTGCGCCTCTGTAGATTGCACACCTGTCCGCTTTTCAACCTCTAACTGTTAACGACAAATGTTCCACAAAAGGTATGTTTGGGATACAGCTGATGTAATCGATTCCGCCGGTCCCCCAGATTACAGGTGTTAAGCTTTCTCAGCAGGCATCGCGACCTCAACGGTTCACGGGAGCGGTAGAAAAGGGGGCAGGATATATTTCTCGCTGCGAGTGTTACGAAAGCTTGTCTGCAAAGATGAGGTTAGAGGCTGTAGCTGGATAAGTTTGCAGACTACATGAAGTTTCGTCCCGCCCTCCAGTGTAGATTTCCGAAATAGTTCACAGCCCTCGAGAGTTGGGAGGGAAATCAAAGTCAAGAATCTTTTCTAAGTACATACTAGTTGTAAGTGCGGATTAGCAAGGCGAAATGGCCTCAGAACAGTCCACTAAGCCGGCACATGGAAGCTTGCGATTAGCAACATACGCGCGGCAGCTCTGTCACGTATGGAGACGAAAATTCGGCATGCACACGCTGGTACTAGCGGGGCTTTCAATGTTAGCCTCAACAGCCTTTTTGCTAGTATACAATCGGGTTTATGAAGGGGCGCAGCACGGCCTATTCCGCAGCAGGGTGGATGTTGAGGTTCCCACGAATATATGGCAGTATGCAGACGAAGCTCTTCCGGACAGACGGACGTTCGTGGAGGAAATATTGCGAACAGTGCAGGCATATCCGCCAGGGGCAGCCCTCCAAGTGCAGGCTGATTGCTTGCTGGAGCGTGTCCGCGCTACAGATGAGCGGAAATTCGGTAGTCTAACGGCTTCCAAGCTACAGGGTTGCGTTGATCTTTCTGGAGACGCCTTTGCGCATGCAAAGGAACAGCATGCGCTGATGATGAAGGTTATTCAAAAGAGTTTACCCGAACACTTGAGTGACCTCGATCACTATCCGTATATAAGCGATGGGATTGTTATCTTGGGCGGTGGCCATAAGACGATAGCAGCAATTCCAGCTATCCGGTCCATACGCGAAAACAGCGGCATCACGGTGCGCAATTCCATGCCCATAGAGGTTGTGATCCCAGGGCCGGCCGACGAGGAAAAGGTATTCTGCTCAAAGATTCTACCGGTACTAGATCCATCCGGTTTAACGCGGTGCGTGCATTTGGGCGATACCATCAGCTCGTCCCTCCTTTCGAAAGTAAAGCCATCAGACCATAGGACCCTCGCCTTGCTAGCGTCATCCTTCAGCAGAGTGTTATATCTCGACAGTTCCGTCCAGGTGATAAACGCAATTGATGGCTATTTCCACCATGAGCTGTTCAATGAGCGAGGCTTAGTCTTGTGGCCTGATTACTGGCGCCGCTTGCACCATCCAAAACTCTACGAGCTCGCCGGAAGCAAGGTTGATACGGGCAGGCGCGAGCGTTATAGTATTGATAAGGGATCACCAATAGAACTATATGGGGGTAAGGACGGCGAGTGGCCGATGCATGACTGTAAAGACAGCATACCGGACGCTTCGTCTTCTTCGGGGGTCCTCCTCATCGACAAGAAGAAGCACTTTAAGACCTTGGCGTTGGCGTTGTACTATAACGTACATGGGGAACCCTTCTTCTACCCGCTCTTGGACCCTAAGGCCCCACGCGAAGCAGAAAAGGATACGATCGTCTTCGCTGCCCATGTGCTCTCTAGAGGAGGCGGTCCGCTGTACCACCAGGTCACAACACCAAAGAGAAGCGAGGGCCATCGGAAAGACAAGGCATCGAGTAAGCCAATTTTGGAAGACACGGTGGATACCAGCACCATAATCACTTCAACCTATCGCCACGGTGCTGCGTCGTACCACGACTTCTTCGCAGACCACAACTTTGAGCTTCTAGCAGGAGAGATCATCAACTCGAACTTCGACAGCAGGCGGCTGGCCTATGTCAAATGGTGGCGCCAGAACCATTCTGACGACACCACATACAAGGATAAGTCAGACGAAGACCTCTCGAACGACGCTTCTGTAAAGGCAGACTTCTACACATCCTTTCACGGCAACTACACTCTCGCAGAGTATCTCAATTTCTTCGAGTTCACTCCTGTCAGCTTCGTCGAGACCGACGTTCTGACCTGCAACCCGTGGATCGTGGCTCAGTCGCGCGATCTAACGTTCGACGGCGCCAGCGCTGTGGGCGCGCAACCTGCAAACCAGCAAACCCAATACAAGGCCGGGCCACCTACTCACCATAGGCTCTTCAGCGACCATTTCCAGAAGCTAACTACCTATGACCTCGAACTAGCTACCTGGTCCGCCTATGCAGAGTTCCTATGCTCTAAATTCTCGTACAAGGATTATCCCTATTTAAAAGAGCACCTTGGTCTGACCGATTCTCCAACCACTGCATATAAGATGATGTGTAAATACATCAGCGCCCGCGTAAGTCATCTCCAGTCTACATCTTGGCATACCATGGGCAACAAGTAGTGTTCTTACACTGTTACGTATATATATACCGGAATCATGTATAACATTAAAATGGTCAGAGCCTTTACCGAAACCCAGTATGTCACCTCGCGTGACCGCGGACGAGCTACTGAAAATATTTGTTTTATAAGCGAGGGGCTGGCGTGATACTTTGGGGCTGATATTGCTGCACACTATAAAACAGTTGTGCTGATCAGGTTTCACTCTTATCCCTCTTCTCTTGGTTTCATTCAGTCAGTATAAGATTATGCAAGCTCTAAACACTACGAAACGGCTAATGTCTACCAAACAATTTCCATTGTTCAAGTCACTACTCTATTCGTCGCACGACCCTGCAGACTGCACGCAAGTGCTCAAAGTTCACAGCTACACCCCGAAGGTGGGAGCCGATGAGTCGATTCTTCTCCGCACGTTGGCGTTCCCAATTAACCCTTCGGACATCAACCAATTGCAGGGGGTGTATCCCTCGGTGCCCGAGAAAACGTTAGACTACTCGACCGAAAAGCCGGCCGCAATTGCGGGCAACGAGGGCGTGTTCGAGGTGATGTCTGTCCCGCAAGGGGAACGCCGGCTGGCTGTTGGCGACTGGGTAATTCCGCTGTACAGCAACACCGGGACGTGGACAAACTACCAGACATGCCGCGATGCTGGCACGCTGGTTAAGGTTAACGGGCTGGACCTGTACACGGCGGCAACAATCGCAGTGAATGGCTGCACTGCGTACCAACTGGTCAACGACTACGTGCAATGGGATCCATCGGGCAACGAGTGGATCGTGCAGAACGCAGGAACGTCAGCGGTGTCCAAGATCGTGACGCAGGTGGCCCAGGCGCGCGGCGTCAAAACCCTCAGTGTGATCCGGGACCGTGAAAACTTTGCAGAAGTAGCCAAGGAGCTGGAAGAGCGCTATGGGGCTACGAAGGTCATCAGCGAAACCCAAAACAACGACAAGGACTTTTCCAAGGACGAATTGCCGGTAATCCTTGGCCCAAACGCGCGCGTCCGCCTCGCGCTGAACTCTGTGGGTGGAAAATCCAGTGGGGCTATCGCGAGAAAGCTAGAGCGGGATGGTACCATGTTGACCTACGGGGGGATGTCCAGGCAGCCTGTGACGGTTCCAACGACGCTCTTAATTTTCAATGGCCTGAAGTCCTTGGGGTACTGGATCACCGAGAATACGAAGAGAAACCCTCAATCTAAGATCGACACCATATCCGCGCTCATGCGCATGTACGGTGATGGACAGCTGCAGCCTCCAGAGGCCGACATAAAGAAGATTGAGTGGGACGTTCAAAAAATGAATGATGAACAGCTGCTTGAGGCGGTTAAAAATGGTATCCAAAGCAACGGTAAGAGTGTAGTAGTGCTCAAGTGGTAAACTAGACTGCCACTCACAGTAAATTTCACTCCTAAATAATTATATTTATATATATTCTTGAATATGATTGGCCATGCTTCATACTGGGATTGCTACGACGTCCTTCGGCCTCGCTATAATATGTAGACGCACGCTCGGTTTACTGGGAGTCGTGAAATGCTTCACGTGCTATTTTTGCACTACTGATATCGAATTTAATTATCTGCCGTTATCTACGACTTCGTGGCCAAGCTGGTTAAGGCGTGCGACTGTTAATCGCAAGATCGTGAGTTCAATCCTCACCGAGGTCGTTTTTGTATCTTTAAGACAACCTAAACATTTAAATAGTGCAGCCGCACTACGTAGTTAAGCTAGGTGAGCCGACCTGTCGGCTATCCCGGTCCATTGAGCGCATTGGGACACTTCCACACCAAATACTCGGGGTACTTCACATTGGTAAGTTTCAACTGTCTGCGCAACTGCGCGTTGCGCTTATAAAGCCAGCATAAATAATTGCGCGCTAGTTTGTTAATATCAGTGATAATCGAAACCCACCCCCTGTATACATACTCTTCATGTAAATCTGCCACTCTGATCTGTTCTCCGACTCCTGCAAGTCCGGCACAAGGCGCACCAGCTCATCATAATACTCTCTGAGGATctcgcggcggcgctgctCACTTGTCACATGGTTCTCGCGTTTCTGGGTGCCCGTTAACTTCTCTCTGCTCACGTTAGGTCTCGCCTGGAACACCAGGGATGGAGCAGCAATGCCGTTGTCCAGTATGGCGGGAGCAACCCTTTTCTTGGTCACCTTACCGGTCGCCATGCCAGTCTTCTGCGCACAACGGCCACGTCAAAAGACTTGCTCTTTGTTCTGCAAGAAACGCGCAAGCCTAGGCCGCAGTTACAAGATGTAATGATCTAGGTAGATGTTCGTCTAAGCTGCGGCGTATGCTGGCGCAGTCCATTGATAGTGCAACACAAGCCTAGCGACAGACTACATTTTCACATGGCCACCAAAAGAGATCGAAATGGCCTGGGGTGTACCACCAATTTGCTCGTGGCTGCGTAAGACAAGGATAGTGCAACACATTACGCAAGCTTCACTCCGGTAGTCGCATGTAGGCTTCACTCCGGTAGTCGCATGTAGGAGTAGCTATCATGACCCGCCCAAATTTAAAACGTGCTTACCGGCGATAATGGGTCGCGGCATTTAGGCCGCTCCCAATGCCAGCACTCCCCAATACGCTCACGTGATCGACGTGTGATCGACGTGTGAAGTGTATGTCGTTTTATACGAAATAGCGGCTTGGCCCGGCGGTCACGCGACTGTGGATCTCTTCTGACGTTCGAAACAGGGTCAGCTAATGTTTTGGTCTGGGGCTTTTCCATGTTGGTAAAGGTACAAGGGTTCCTCATTCATGTAGATGTTAGTAGAGCATTTTGACAAGTCGCATAAGCCATCGCCACGGAAGCATGACGCTGAGCAACAAGTACATTGAGATTCCCGGCCCTCCGCCACTGTCGTGGCAGACTATACCAACTGCGACGAGGTACCTGAGCTTTGCATACGTTCTATTCACTGTAGCACTATGGAGCACACGGCGAACAGCTTCTTCGACTGTAGAAGACCCACAGTTAGTTATATGTCCCATTGTGCAACTCGTTCCAAGCCAGATTCTAAAGTTTCCCTATTCCCTGCTACTGTCCAATCTTGTGGACGTTGAACTGTGGAAGTTCGTCGTGGATCTGTTAAACCTAATAATAGGCGGTACGTATATCGAAAGTTACTGGAACAGCCCGCAGGAGATGCTGAAGTACACCCTCATGATAGGAACCGCGACGAATCTTGTGATGTGCTTAGTGACGTTCGTGCTGTCTTTTTTTATCACATCGATCAGGCTAGAGTATCCCTTGGATGGCAACTACACCATGCTAATAGGCTTTGCGATCGTCTACAAGCAACTGCTGCCCGAGA encodes the following:
- the YPK3 gene encoding putative protein kinase YPK3 (Syntenic homolog of Saccharomyces cerevisiae YBR028C (YPK3)) — its product is MALFKFDEEISRRTSNCSGAILLDEFEDSHSEPSHDVDSDDFGQHHEQDLPWYKNLMSLNPTATAPKDFVSSPLVHSSISAREPAYTPARSRRRSSLYNKFAVSTPPNTTRFPVSVDAEAFLDPTLPEGMSPSFQKRQTPRKLEDFKPVRVLGRGAYGKVLLVKDQLTSKLFAMKQLKKAEIVVTAPEEESTDGEDAVLLPAVVEKRVERTFAERTILSQLEHPNIVKLFYSFHDHHKLYLVLQYIPGGELFYHLKEQGTLDEVTVSFYAAEISCALKFLHSKGIVYRDLKPENCLLDDKGHLVLTDFGLSKRGVNQADSPLGGEQVEELYSIIGTPEYCAPEILCGQPYTQNCDWYSLGSLTYDMLIGKPPFTGANHKVILSKIKQDKGIKIPHYLSDGMKDYLNALLKKDIGKRWDVDRFWDKEGTKTKKKKAGQAKTSCYQSHFIFRKINWKLMENGDLQRTTYGPIIPVITDWELAENFDSEFTGMRLESEDIQENGIRIQNNRDGSSGGMRNDVFKGFSFVASTSYLDRYF
- a CDS encoding AEL083C-Ap (NOHBY534; No homolog in Saccharomyces cerevisiae, syntenic homolog of Kluyveromyces lactis KLLA0F24596g), encoding MEKGDKIYSSVTQRISGELNINIDINIERGQELGVRLNKGKVMKYWSTVKRYLIDTGDIYEDEHLVHSECGLLLRDHAQAGSVYEPNSSDEFINKKLFQKSLTAAQWQRRKQEALESQVRNEIISETSEQRLKRFTRGYRRSQNMEIAPVSRGPIAERSRSSESTGSDRETRRGRSHKWGSLQLKTVIVPID
- a CDS encoding alpha-mannosyltransferase (Non-syntenic homolog of Saccharomyces cerevisiae YBR015C (MNN2)) — encoded protein: MASEQSTKPAHGSLRLATYARQLCHVWRRKFGMHTLVLAGLSMLASTAFLLVYNRVYEGAQHGLFRSRVDVEVPTNIWQYADEALPDRRTFVEEILRTVQAYPPGAALQVQADCLLERVRATDERKFGSLTASKLQGCVDLSGDAFAHAKEQHALMMKVIQKSLPEHLSDLDHYPYISDGIVILGGGHKTIAAIPAIRSIRENSGITVRNSMPIEVVIPGPADEEKVFCSKILPVLDPSGLTRCVHLGDTISSSLLSKVKPSDHRTLALLASSFSRVLYLDSSVQVINAIDGYFHHELFNERGLVLWPDYWRRLHHPKLYELAGSKVDTGRRERYSIDKGSPIELYGGKDGEWPMHDCKDSIPDASSSSGVLLIDKKKHFKTLALALYYNVHGEPFFYPLLDPKAPREAEKDTIVFAAHVLSRGGGPLYHQVTTPKRSEGHRKDKASSKPILEDTVDTSTIITSTYRHGAASYHDFFADHNFELLAGEIINSNFDSRRLAYVKWWRQNHSDDTTYKDKSDEDLSNDASVKADFYTSFHGNYTLAEYLNFFEFTPVSFVETDVLTCNPWIVAQSRDLTFDGASAVGAQPANQQTQYKAGPPTHHRLFSDHFQKLTTYDLELATWSAYAEFLCSKFSYKDYPYLKEHLGLTDSPTTAYKMMCKYISARVSHLQSTSWHTMGNK
- the ETR1 gene encoding enoyl-[acyl-carrier-protein] reductase (Syntenic homolog of Saccharomyces cerevisiae YBR026C (ETR1)) → MQALNTTKRLMSTKQFPLFKSLLYSSHDPADCTQVLKVHSYTPKVGADESILLRTLAFPINPSDINQLQGVYPSVPEKTLDYSTEKPAAIAGNEGVFEVMSVPQGERRLAVGDWVIPLYSNTGTWTNYQTCRDAGTLVKVNGLDLYTAATIAVNGCTAYQLVNDYVQWDPSGNEWIVQNAGTSAVSKIVTQVAQARGVKTLSVIRDRENFAEVAKELEERYGATKVISETQNNDKDFSKDELPVILGPNARVRLALNSVGGKSSGAIARKLERDGTMLTYGGMSRQPVTVPTTLLIFNGLKSLGYWITENTKRNPQSKIDTISALMRMYGDGQLQPPEADIKKIEWDVQKMNDEQLLEAVKNGIQSNGKSVVVLKW
- the INO4 gene encoding Ino4p (Syntenic homolog of Saccharomyces cerevisiae YOL108C (INO4); 1-intron), with product MATGKVTKKRVAPAILDNGIAAPSLVFQARPNVSREKLTGTQKRENHVTSEQRRREILREYYDELVRLVPDLQESENRSEWQIYMKTRNYLCWLYKRNAQLRRQLKLTNVKYPEYLVWKCPNALNGPG
- a CDS encoding uncharacterized protein (Syntenic homolog of Saccharomyces cerevisiae YOL107W); translation: MTLSNKYIEIPGPPPLSWQTIPTATRYLSFAYVLFTVALWSTRRTASSTVEDPQLVICPIVQLVPSQILKFPYSLLLSNLVDVELWKFVVDLLNLIIGGTYIESYWNSPQEMLKYTLMIGTATNLVMCLVTFVLSFFITSIRLEYPLDGNYTMLIGFAIVYKQLLPETTIIEIRNVPFISKNFRFKLYPIFLLCTLTLSQVFWYHNISELISIWTTFFTCWLYLRFYQVLPSAVTGNVTADQVVGDASDTFQLLYFFPDIIKPVLRPIFDKSYNLAIEKYRWRTPFMPNDIELGNSLTESRVKSDITVTEERRKQLALQVLEQRINSDKEQPQ